From Pristiophorus japonicus isolate sPriJap1 chromosome 1, sPriJap1.hap1, whole genome shotgun sequence, a single genomic window includes:
- the haus6 gene encoding HAUS augmin-like complex subunit 6 isoform X3: MRGRPQNSHLAAMKSCIAGNLFLEGIQKEAFVVGEYKTREELLVKENAILEKPSAEKKDHLEKGACGFTEEHILKLNELREMWNVVTDTLSKLEKEKEVIDSIVEGRVDLYTLDGTDVTLKVPRPLVVRIENEADQIGDLYKAGKLNLAAIIQLCNWSLRLHTDYQVGPAELEHHSSLERLAEFLKNELIEMKEKSQKITHELIPSVKTSIAKMESAWDKKWEQYLSRTGFSPVRKKYPVLDLLPTMPPLSFEPASEEAYKSSIFYSHSAALPGPQEPCTRSSERDDSGIGSVTRSFNDPSTSKLQCSGRFNTPVRDPTDETSSCLGEESIEIPLVNRHPFESSLQTPYANQKVIQQKDQAQDPALLNKPKESLQKRELQKTVDQLAEEVADTITKDSPGVSQKQHLALEDIFVSLVNNPFIAQTELPRTPKHLVTDIRKSWRCAVQESELEQRKHQEESVSTHPKHTHCTNGQVLLKPEESSSVACINLSVNDETIPFCCTEIGEIQKSWIVSADRKILPSVRRRTRCWSENASNLDAESASSNCHSTRNEKRNNQLPTPDHLWEKTKYRHSNWEGSGMGCSDVGSEDEPHHFSRKTTGSDTDDALSNKILSLSSGSQVLSFEDDSSTVTTDETKSDHGLQFVTQGRLSAKSPIKKEKLSQDFGLEMYKNKFTLENSESFSSFDTERDLECTLPWNESHNFIATLSSSAKPPRLGILQETIPDVLGNDSFNCSKSVDVYQLDNSHLDLQDWSNRLGKTPKGFLATGYGGSEKINLIEHMGASNFNSSGDGKEQCKSELKGEIDYVNEEIDNADKPFALDSNFLEILSPVSLEFQRLVLFSDSLGSSPSL; the protein is encoded by the exons AGGTGCCTGCGGCTTCACAGAAGAACATATTCTGAAACTGAATGAG CTGCGTGAAATGTGGAATGTAGTAACGGATACATTGTCTAAGCTGGAAAAAGAAAAGGAAGTTATTGACTCTATTGTGGAGGGACGCGTGGACTTGTACACTCTTGATGGAACAGATGTCACATTAAAAGTCCCAAGACCATTAGTAGTTAGGATTGAGAATGAAGCAGATCAG ATTGGTGACCTGTACAAAGCTGGTAAACTGAATCTTGCAGCAATAATCCAGCTATGCAATTGGTCTCTCAGACTTCATACTGACTACCAAGTGGGCCCAGCAGAACTGGAACATCATTCTTCCCTGGAAAGACTGGCAGAGTTCCTGAAAAatgaattaattgaaatgaaagaaAAAAG CCAGAAGATAACACATGAACTTATCCCTTCTGTGAAAACATCAATAGCCAAAATGGAAAGTGCATGGGATAAGAAATGGGAACAGTATTTGAGTAGAACTGGTTTTTCTCCAGTGAGGAAAAAGTATCCT GTCCTTGATCTTCTACCGACCATGCCACCGTTGTCTTTTGAGCCAGCTTCAGAAGAAGCTTATAAAAGCAGTATATTTTATTCACACTCTGCAGCACTTCCAG GGCCCCAAGAGCCATGTACAAGAAGTTCAGAGAGAGATGACAGTGGTATAGGGAGTGTTACAAGAAGCTTTAATGATCCAAGCACATCAAAATTGCAGTGTTCTGGAAG GTTCAACACTCCAGTTAGAGATCCAACTGACGAAACGAGTTCTTGTCTTGGAGAG GAATCAATTGAAATACCACTGGTAAATAGGCACCCTTTTGAAAGTAGTTTGCAGACTCCATATGCAAATCAGAAGGTAATACAGCAAAAGGACCAAGCCCAAGATCCAGCACTTCTGAATAAACCTAAAGAAAGTCTTCAGAAAAGAGAACTTCAGAAGACTGTTGACCAGTTGGCAGAAGAG GTAGCAGATACTATCACCAAAGATTCACCTGGAGTATCCCAAAAGCAACATCTGGCCCTGGAAGACATATTTGTCTCGCTGGTGAACAATCCCTTTATTGCACAAACAGAGCTTCCAAGGACACCCAAACACTTGG TTACAGATATTAGGAAGTCATGGAGATGTGCAGTTCAGGAATCGGAGCTTGAGCAAAGGAAACACCAGGAGGAATCTGTATCAACACATCCaaaacacacacactgtaccaaTGGCCAAGTTCTATTAAAGCCTGAAGAATCTTCATCTGTTGCATGTATAAACCtgtcagttaatgatgagactattCCCTTTTGCTGTACTGAAATTGGTGAAATACAGAAAAGCTGGATTGTGTCAGCTGATAGAAAAATATTGCCATCTGTCAGAAGAAGGACCCGCTGTTGGAGTGAGAATGCTTCCAATCTTGATGCAGAATCAGCTAGCTCAAACTGTCACTCCACCAGAAATGAAAAGAGAAACAACCAGCTTCCTACACCTGATCACCTGTGGGAAAAGACCAAATACAGACACAGTAATTGGGAGGGATCAGGAATGGGTTGCTCAGATGTTGGATCTGAAGATGAACCACATCACTTCAGTCGTAAAACCACGGGTAGTGATACAGACGATGCATTGAGCAATAAaattctctctctgtcttctgGATCCCAAGTTTTAAGTTTTGAAGATGATTCTAGCACTGTGACAACAGATGAGACTAAATCTGATCACGGTCTACAGTTTGTGACTCAAGGGAGATTAAGTGCCAAATCTCCAATTAAAAAGGAGAAACTGTCTCAAGATTTCGGATTAGAAATGTACAAAAACAAATTCACTTTGGAAAACTCTGAGTCCTTTTCATCCTTTGATACTGAACGTGACTTGGAGTGTACATTACCTTGGAATGAATCTCACAATTTTATTGCTACACTTTCCAGCTCAGCGAAGCCTCCAAGGCTTGGAATTTTGCAGGAGACTATTCCTGATGTGCTTGGTAATGACAGTTTTAACTGTTCTAAAAGCGTGGATGTCTATCAACTAGATAATTCCCACTTGGACCTGCAGGATTGGAGCAATAGATTGGGGAAAACGCCCAAGGGATTTTTGGCCACAGGGTATGGTGGAAGTGAAAAGATCAATTTAATTGAACATATGGGAGCTTCTAATTTCAATAGTAGCGGTGATGGTAAAGAGCAATGCAAGTCTGAACTTAAGGGTGAAATAGACTATGTGAATGAGGAAATAGATAATGCTGATAAACCGTTTGCCCTGGATTCAAATTTTTTGGAAATTCTATCACCAGTGTCTTTGGAATTCCAAAGGCTTGTTTTATTTTCTGATTCTTTGGGAAGCTCTCCATCTCTTTGA